Genomic DNA from Flavobacterium sp. N502540:
TGAAGAACTCAACGGTGATTTCTTTTTAAGGGGCTAAGTTTTTTTAATAGTTTGATTTAAAGTAATTATCGCTCTGAAATTTCTTTTAGTTTATTTAATGCCGTTGGATAGGTACTTTTAAAATAATCTAAATATTCGTCTACGGTATCCAGATCTACAGTGACAGTAGTTATACCGTTATTTTCCTGATAGGAATAATTTTCATGTCCGCCAGTCCATTTTTCAACTTGTTCCCCCGTAGTAACTTCAGTTTCGCCATCCAGGAAACCGTAATGCCTTATAGATATAAATTTGGCTGGTTGGTTTTCTACAATTTCAGAAACCATTCCGCCCTTTTTTCCGTTTTCATCCAGGCCTACAAAATAAATTTTACCGCCTTTTTCCCAGCTTCCTTCATAGGTAGAAGTTGGATTAAATGCTGCTGTCCAATGTTCATAGGTGTTTTTGTCTTTCAAACCCAGCATCGCCTCATAAACTTTTTGAGCCGTTGCATTTATCTCTATTTTGAATTGTAGTTTTTCCATTTTTAATTAGCATTGATTAGATTTCAAATTTACATTTTATTTTTTTTTTTTTTTTGCTTATGTTTTTTGTTGTCTGATTATCAGTGCTTTTTGTTTTTGTGTGTCTTTATAATATATAAAAATAAGATTTATCACAAACCAAAAAATAGCGAATCTCTGCGAACTTAGCATAAATCTTAGTGCTCTTAGCGGTTAAAACTCCATCTAAAATTTCACCCAAAAAACATTGAAAATTAAACTTCAAACAAAACTTTATTCCTTAATTTTGTAACGCTAAAAATAAAATAGACAAACTATGAGTTCATTTGACGTAGTCATTATAGGTTCAGGTCCTGGCGGATATGTATCAGCAATTCGTTGCGCACAATTGGGATTTAAAACTGCAATTGTAGAAAAGTATAACTCTTTAGGCGGAACTTGCCTTAACGTAGGTTGTATTCCTTCAAAAGCATTGTTATCGTCTTCTCATCATTATGCGGAAATTGCACATTTTGCAGATCACGGAATCGAAGTTTCAGGTGATGTGAAAATCAATTTAGAGAAAATGATCGCGCGCAAGCAAGCTGTTGTAGATCAAACTGCTGGTGGAGTTAACTACTTAATGGATAAAAATAAAGTTACTGTTTTTAATGGTTTAGGTTCTTTTGTAGATGCAACGCACATTGCTGTGACAAAAGCTGACGGAACATCCGAAACTATTGAAGCAAAATATACTATAATTGCTACAGGTTCAAAACCATCTTCTTTGCCTTTCATTAAAATTGACAAAGAAAGAATCATCACTTCTACTGAGGCTTTAGCTTTAAAAGAAGTTCCAAAACACTTAGTAATTATTGGTGGTGGAGTAATCGGAATTGAGCTTGGACAAGTTTACCTTCGTTTAGGTGCTCAGGTTTCTGTAGTAGAATTCATGGACAGAATTATTCCGGGAATGGATAGTTCTTTGTCTAAAGAATTGACTAAAGTATTGAAAAAACAAGGAATGAAATTCTACGTTTCTCACAAAGTAAAATCAGTAGAAAGAAACGGTGATGCTGTTGTGGTTCAGGCTGAAAATGCAAAAGGAGAAACAATCACTTTAGAAGGAGATTATTCATTAGTTTCTGTTGGACGTCGTCCGTATACAGACGGATTGAACGCTGACAAAGCAGGAGTAAAAATTTCTGACAGAGGACAAGTGGAAGTAAACGATCATTTGCAAACTAGCGTTCCAAATATCTATGCTATCGGTGACGTTGTTCGTGGAGCAATGTTGGCACACAAAGCAGAAGAAGAAGGAACTATGGTTGCTGAAATCTTAGCAGGTCAAAAACCACATATCGATTACAACTTAATCCCTGGTGTTGTATACACCTGGCCAGAAGTTGCGGCAGTTGGACAAACAGAAGAGCAATTGAAAGCTGCAGGAGTTAAATACAAATCAGGAAGTTTCCCATTCAAAGCTTTAGGACGTGCGAGAGCAAGTGCTGACTTAGATGGATTCGTAAAAATCCTTGCTGATGAAAAAACAGATGAGGTTTTAGGTGTTCACATGATTGGAGCCCGTACAGCAGATTTAATCGCCGAAGCTGTTACAGCTATGGAATTTAAAGCTTCTGCTGAAGATATCTCAAGAATGAGCCATGCGCATCCAACTTTTGCTGAAGCAATAAAAGAAGCGGCTTTGGCAGCTACTGATAACAGAGCATTACACGTATAATTTACGTAAAATATATCTTAAAAGCCCGTCAGAATTATTTTTGACGGGTTTTTTATTGTCTTAGTATGTTAAAAATATAGTAAGTTTCTTTATTTTTTAAATAGACATTATAAGTTCCATTTTCTTCTTTATACAAATGGTACAAATATTTGTCGCCTTTAATACTTAAATTTTTTCGTGACAGATTGTTACTTTCAATAAATTCCAGCTCAAATTCACAACTGCCTTTTTTTCTGTAATGTAATTTTGAGAATGTACCATCACTAAAGCTTTCTGTCCATAAATGATCGCTTAAAGTTACGGCTACTTTAGCACCGCTATTTTCTACATAATAGTATTTTGAAGATTCATCAAAATGATTGCATTCCTCTCTGGATATTTCATCAAGAGGCTTTTCATTTTGCATGGACCAGCTGCTTTTCTCGGATTCGTTTGGAAAAAGAGCTACAAATTCGTTACAGTTTTTATGCAACCTGAAAAATAACTGCTCAAATACTCTTCTTTGAACAATACTATCCTTAAATTTTGTCAGGTAAGGAGTGATATGAGAATTATTGATTGTATTAATTCTGATTTCATTGTCTAAAGCCTGATTTTGAACCAATGATTTACAGATTTCGGTCGTTAGCGAATCTATAGATTTTATAGATTGTGATCTGGAAAAATGAACAAACAATAATAAGAAGGCGAGTAAATATTTTTTCATGTAAAATGGAAATTTTCATCAAATATAATTGTTTAGTAAAAGTATTCGGAGAATTGAATTTTATTCTTGTAATATTTGAGTCTAAAAATGAAAAAGTTCAGGAAAAATTTCGTAAATTAGAGGTATGATTCTGAGGTTGTATTTGCAGATTTTAAGGGTTTAATTGTTTGATAATTAAGCTTGTAGTTTTGTTTTTGCAGAAGCCGAAAAATGGTAGAGATACTATGTTTTAAGAGCACTGAAGAATTCAAAAAAAAGGTAGTTTTGAACTGCTAAATTTTTTTAGTAAATAAATTAAAGTTATCAGAGCAGATTCTAAATGACGGTTGTTATTATTCTTTTAAGTAGTAATATAGAGATAAAGGTAAATAACAGGGGCTATAATGTCATAAAAGACGAGTGAGAGGAAAGTATCGGGAAAAGCCAGCTTTATCAGAAAAGATAATATTGGTATGCTTAAGGTCTCATTTTTTGGTCCTTTTTATTCTGATTGTAAAGCAAAATAGTGTAAGTATTAAAAAAAGCAAACCCGACAGGTTTTTAAATCTGTCGGGTTTGCTTTTTAAGTCTAAAGTGAAAAATTGATTATCTGGTGAAAACGCTTTTGTAATTATCCCAATATCTGTAAATTAAGAACAAGTTGCCCAGGAATAGTAATACAGCAAGCGGCAATCCTTGTGGTGCCAGAAAGTAGTTGATAAACAAAATGTTCACCGTAATGGGTAAGATCAGTATATTGGCTAGTGTTACATATCGTCCTGTTACAAACGCAATTCCGCAAAGTAGTTCGATTGATTTTGCTAATGGCAATAAATATGTTGAGGCAACAAGTCCCATATTAAAAGCTTTAAAATCACCGGTAGTTTCTGGTTCCGGAGCCAGTTTGAAGAAAAAACTAAGAGAAGCGAATAATAACAGAAGGCCAATTAAAACACGGACAATAATGGTAGCAATTTTCATAATATTTAAGATTTTTAATGGGTTAAAAAAGTCTAATTTATTTTTGGAAAACGTTATAATCTGAACTCACCAATGATAAAAAGTAATTTTTATGACTTTTATATTGAGAATTTGACAGTCATTATCGTTCTATTTTGAGATAAATAGAATGCTATATCAAATATAACGATTTTTTTCTTATGAAATTGTTGTTTTTTAACACTTTTCTTATTTCTTAAAGTATTTTTTGTAAAGGAAAAATCCTCCAAAACCAATCAAAAGAAATGGCCACAAATTAATTAGAAAAACAAAGATCGTTTCAAGAATGTACCAGCCATTTTTTAGCGAATCGATGATTTGAATTCCCAGATTAGGTTTGTAAGCATCGCTGTCTTTTTCACTGGCTATTATCTCCTGTTTTATCGTTTCGTTTTGATACAGCTGTAAAGTTATAGTACTGAAGTTGATTTGATCCTCTAAAGATAAATTCTCAATAATGTTGTTATCATTGGCTTCTTTCTGGTTCGCCAGCGCATTTTCGGCTTCCATAACATCATTGATTTTTTTGCCTTTAGCATCAATTGCTTTTTCGACCCTTTTTTGTGTAACAGTGTTCCTTTTTTGTGAAAGCTGATTGGATAATAACTTCAATGAAACATCATCGGCTTTGATAAGTCTGAAGTCCAGAAAATCAATTTGTTTGGCTATGATTTTAATAACAGTATCGAGCTGCGTATTGGGAACACGGATTGTAATGTCGTTTTGTACCGTATATTTAGTGGTTTCAAGTGTGCTGTCGGGACTAATTTTGGTTTTAACCTGATCACGAATGGTACTTTGTAAGTTGGTGTAGGTTACAAAACCTCCAAATTTCTGAGTGGCGTTTTCAATTGCATAAGTAGATTTAACGACATTTTTTACCTTAAATTTAATGTCGGCAGTGCGAATAAATTTTTGCTTACCGTCTTTTTTTTCCACTGCTGCTGATGAAGAAACTGCAGTGCTGTCTGTTGCTGTTTGTTGATCTGTAATGTTTTCTGATGTAGCGGGATCGAATTTTTTGCAGGAAAAGAATAAGATGATAAGCACTAAGGAAGTCAATCCAAGGTTGGCAATTGTTTTCATAAATTTTTTTAGATTTAATGGGTTGAGTAATAATTTAGAGAATCCGTTTTTCAGGAGGAGACTAGGAAGATTCTTATCGATTTTTTGGTATAACGAATTCAATCTGTGTTAGTCTTTAGTGGCTGTGTTTTTTAGAAGTGTATTTTATCAATAGGCAAAAAAAGGTTTGAGTATTCTTGTTAATTCGATATACTAAAAAGTGTGCCAATATTTTTTGTTTAATATTTTATTGAAGGATTTTTTTTGTTGTAATTTTGAGGCCTAAAATTTACCTATTTTTGAGAGTTACCATTTACAAAGACATTTCAGATCCAGAGCATTTTAAACAGCAGCTTTTAAGCTGGTCACAACAATTTCGAGAGGTAATTTTTTTGGATAGTAATTCGTATCCACAGGAATATTCAAGCTTTGATTTTGTTTTGGCGGTGGATGCTTTTACCTCTTTAAAAACAGATTTTCATAATGCTTTTGAAGATCTGAAGCAATATCAGCAAACGACTAAAGACTGGCTTTTTGGATATCTTTCCTATGATTTAAAAAATGATACGGAAAACCTCTCATCATCAAATTTTGACGGTTTAGATTTTCCGGATTTGTTTTTCTTTCAGCCTAAAAAGATTTTTACGTTAAAAGAGAATAAACTTGAGATACAATATTTATTGCTTTGCGATGATGAGTTGGAAGAGGACTATGAAGAAATCGTTAATAATGAATATGATGCCTTTGAAACGGTTAGCACGATTGAAGTCAAACAACGTATTTCAAAAGAAGCTTATGTTGAAAAAGTCAACAAAATGCTGGAGCACATTCATGTAGGTGATATGTATGAAGCTAATTTTTGCATGGAATTTTTTGCTGAGACTGCCGAAATTAACCCCTTAGAGAAATTTCAGAAGTTAAATGCGATATCACAGGCTCCGTTTTCGGTATTTTTTAAGAATCATAAACAATATTTGCTTTCGGCTTCTCCGGAGCGATATCTGAAAAAAGTTGGCGAAACTTTGATTTCTCAACCGATAAAAGGAACTTCAAAACGATCTTCAGATCCGGTTGAAGATGAAAAATCAAAGCAGTTTTTAGCATCAGATCCTAAAGAACGTGCTGAAAACATTATGATTACCGATTTGGTACGAAATGATTTGTCGCATACGGCACAGAAAGGTTCTGTTGAAGTAACGGAACTTTGTAAAATTTACTCATTTTTGCAGGTGCACCAAATGATTTCAACCATCACTTCAAAAATAGATCCGCAGTATTCACCAATAGATGTTTTAAGGACTACTTTTCCAATGGGAAGCATGACGGGAGCACCAAAAATTTCGGTCATGAAGATTATTGAAGATGTGGAAGAAACCAAACGAGGTCTGTACAGTGGTGCGGTTGGTTATTTCACGCCTGAAGGTGATTTCGATTTTAATGTGGTGATAAGAAGTATCCTGTACAATCAGGAAAATAAGTATATATCGTTTTCAGTTGGAAGTGCGATTACTTCTCAATCGATTCCTGAAAAAGAGTACGAAGAATGTTTGTTAAAGGCAAAAGCAATGCACGAAGTTTTGCAATAACAACTATATTTTCGATTGATGAATTGCATGTAGGAATGTTAAATTAAATAAAATTCGTACAATTTTATTTGCAGTTTCGAAATATAGTGTAAATTCGCACAATTCTGAGATTTAAAAAACTTTCTCAATTATATAGAATTAAATTTTTACATTTATAAATGCTTTCAAAATTTCAAAATCATCTCGCTTTAAGATTTCCATTTCTGGAGGATAAAAAGTTGTTTCTGGCAGTAAGCGGAGGATTGGATAGCATGGTCTTGCTGCATTTGTTTCAGCAATTACCGTTTGAGATCACCGTTTTGCACTGTAATTTTCAATTGCGTGGATTAGAAAGTTTTGGAGATCAGGATTTTATTCAAAAGTACTGTGACGAGAATGGTATTTCGATTTTTAGTACTCAATTTGATACTGAGGCTTTTGCCAAAGATTATAAATTATCCACTCAGGTGGCGGCCCGGGAACTGCGCTATAACTGGTTTTACGAACTTCTCGAAACCGAAAATTTCGACTATATTGTAACGGCACATCATGCCGACGATAATCTCGAAACGTTTATAATCAATCTAACCCGGGGGACAGGATTAGATGGGTTGACTGGGATTCCGGAGCAAAATGATAAAATTGTTCGTCCGCTTTTACCTTTTTCCAGAGCCGAAATTTTAGAGTATGCAAAGCAAAACAATATACTGTGGCGGGAAGACAGTAGTAATGCATCTAATAAATACCTTCGAAATAAAATTCGCCATGATCTTGTTCCGATCTTGAAAGAAATCAATCCAAATTTTTTAAATGCCTTTCAAAAAACGCAAGAATATTTACAGGAATCACAAGAAATGGTTGAAGATGCTTCGATCATGATTTACCAGCAAGTAGCGAAAGAGGAGGGAGAAGATATTCACTTTGATTTGAACCAGCTTAAAAAGCTTCCTAATTATAAATCGTATTTGTATCAGTGGTTAAATGAATTTGGTTTCGCGGCCTGGAATGATATTTATGATTTGGTAGAGGGGCAATCCGGTAAACAGGTTTTTTCGGCTGATTTTCGATTGTTGAAAAACAGAGATACTTTGATTTTGAGTCCAATTTCTGAATTAGAAGAAAATGAAGTATTCGAAATTGGAGCAGAGGAGAAAGACGTTAATTTTCCCTTAAAATTGAGGCTTTGTCAGGTAGACGACATTACAATAGATTCAAATAAAGCTATATTTGTGGACGCTGAAAAAATCCGTTTTCCACTTATTTTGCGTAAATGGAAGGAGGGAGATGTTTTTCATCCTTTTGGAATGAAAGGAAAATCTAAAAAGTTAAGCAAACTTTTTAAAGATGAAAAAATATCGCTGATTGAAAAAGAGAAAATTTGGATTTTATGCTCAGATAATCAGATTGTGTGGGTGATAGGAATCAGACAGGATGAACGTTTTAAAATCGAGAATACAACAAACAAAATAATTAAAATAGAATTATTATAATGAACCCTAACTACTACCAACAAACGATAATGTCGAAAAGTGTCTGGAATAAATCCATTGTTTTTTTATTGTTTTTTCTTTTTGCATTTGCAAAGGGGAATGCTCAAATTCTCGAACCGGTAAAATGGACTTCAAAAATCGAAAAGAGAGCCGGAAATAATGCTGTTTTGATTTTTGACGGAACAATTGAAAAAGAGTGGCACATGTATTCGCAGTTTACACCTGAAGGCGGGCCACTTGCTTTGGAAATTACCTTTAAAAATCAGAAAGGAAATTACAATTTGGTTGGAAAGGCTAAAGAAGGAAAAACCAAAACAGCTTTTAATGATGTTTTTGGTGTAAATGAAACTTTCTTTGAAGGCAAAGCGCATATCGAGCAGGAAATCACCATTATCAATCCGAACTTAAAAACGGTTGAGGTTGATTTTGACTTTCAGGTTTGTAAAGAAGTTTGTATCAATTCCAGTAAAAAGTTTTCTATTGCGATTCCATCAAATTTTAAAATGGATGCTGTTGCGGCAGTATCTGAATCTAAATTAGATGAAACAAAAGTGGAGGGGATAGCAGTTGATACAGTAAAAAAAGTAGCCGCTTCAGCCGTAGAGCAAGTTATAAAAACAGATAAGGCTTTGGCAGAAGCAAGTGAAGAAATTCCAGCGTCGACGCCATCAAGAAGTTTATGGTCGATCTTTTTTATCGCTTTTATTTCAGGATTTGCAGCTTTGTTGACTCCTTGTGTTTTCCCGATGATCCCAATGACGGTAAGTTTTTTTACCAAACAAAGTAAAAGCAGGGCAAAAGGAATTAGAAATGCAATCATTTATGGTTTTTCTATTATTGCTATTTACGTAATATTAGGATTAATTGTTACCAAAATTTTTGGGGCAGATGCCTTGAATGCACTGTCTACAGATGTTTGGTTTAACCTGATTTTCTTTGTGATCCTGATCATTTTTGCTACTTCATTTTTGGGAGCTTTCGAAATTATGCTACCTAATTCATGGGCGAATAAAGCAGATCAGCAAGCAGACAGAGGAGGTTTAATTGGTATATTGTTTATGGCTTTAGCTTTGGCTATTGTGTCGTTTTCTTGTACCGGACCTATTGTTGGAACCTTATTAGTGGAAGCTGCTTCGAATGGTGGAATTGCTCCAATTGTTGGAATGTTAGGATTTTCATTAGCGTTAGCACTGCCATTTATGTTCTTTGCTATGTTCCCGGGCTGGCTAAATTCGTTGCCAAAATCCGGTGGATGGCTGAACACTGTGAAAGTAGTTTTAGGATTCTTAGAATTGGCTTTAGCGTTTAAATTTTTATCCAATGCTGATTTGGTACTTCAGTTGCATTTTCTGGAAAGAGAAGTATTCATTGCAATCTGGATCGCTATTTTTGCAGCTTTGACGTTATATTTATTCGGAAAAATTACATTGCCTCACGATAGTCCTTTAAATCATATTTCGGTTGGAAGATTGTATTTAGGATTGCTTACTTTAGTGTTCACGGTTTATTTAATTCCGGGACTTTGGGGAGCGCCATTAAAATTAATCAGCGCATTCCCGCCGCCACCGCAATATAGCGAAAGCCCGTTTGGGGTAGGAGGGTCTGCAAATTCAAATAGCGGCAGTACTGAAACTGTTTCGGGTTTACCGGCAGGAGCTGAGCTAGGCCCTCATGGTATTATGGTTTTTCATGACTATGAAGATGGTTTAGCGTATGCAAAATCAATCAACAAACCAATCATGCTTGACTTTACAGGTTATGCCTGTGTCAATTGCAGAAAAATGGAAAACAATGTATGGTCGGAACCAATGATTTTACCAATCCTGAAAAATGATGTCGTTTTGATTTCACTTTATGTGGATGATAAACGTGACTTGCCAAAAGAAGAGCAGTATGTTACGGCAAAAGGAGATAAAATCGAAACGGTGGGTGATAAATGGACCGATTTTATGATTTCAAAATATAAAACCAATACACAGCCATTATATGTGATTACAGATTTGGAAGGGAAGAATTTAAACCCTTCAAAACCTACTATCAGTTATGTAAGTGCCGAAGAATATTTGCAATGGCTGAAAGAAGGAATTTCAAATTTTAAGTAGTTTTTTTTTCTAGAACATAGAGAATAGAGTGAAGAATATAGAGTAAAGAGTACAATTTAAAATCTGTAATCTACAATCAACAATCTGAAATCTGCAATCTACAATCTAAAGTCTACAATCTACAATCTACAATCTATAATCTATAATCTATAATAAACAAAGGTGAAGTTAATTCAAAACAAAAATCCCTCTAAGGTCAGACTTAGAGGGATTTTTTATAGGCAAAGGCGGAAATTTATTTTTATAAGAATTCTCCGTGTTGAGAAATATCTAATCCTAATTCTTCTTTCTCTTCAGTAACTCTTAGTGGGGTAATTTTGTTTACGACAAAGAATAAAGCATAAGAACCTACAAATGCAAATATAGAAACGATTACCAAAGCAGTTAATTGATTGATAAATAATGTTGGAGTTCCAAAAATTAAACCTTGATTGTCTCCAACAGCGGGGTTGATTGCTTTCGAGGCAAAAACACCAGTTAACAGCATTCCTACCATACCACCAACACCATGACAGGCGAAAACGTCTAACGCATCATCGATTTTTCCTTTAGGAAATTTGCTTACTACCAGATTACTAACGATGGCAGAGAATGCTCCAATGAAAATAGCGTGAGAGATGCTTACAAAACCTGCGGCAGGAGTAATGGCAACCAGTCCTACGACCGCTCCGATACAGGCACCCAGAGCTGATAATTTGTGACCTAAGATTTTATCCAGGAAAACCCATGCCATAGCAGCAGCTGCGGCAGCAACAGTTGTAGTTCCTAAAGCCTGAACAGCTAATCCGTTAGCTCCTAATGCAGAACCGGCATTGAATCCAAACCATCCAAACCATAACAAACCTGTTCCCAATAAAACATAAGTAATTCTGGCCGGATTTACTTTTTGAATTTTTCTTTTTCCTAAGAATATTGCTCCTGCTAAAGCGGCCCATCCGGCACTCATGTGCACTACTGTTCCTCCCGCGAAATCTAATACTCCCATTTTAAAGAATACTCCTTCAGGATGCCATGTCATATGTGCTAAAGGAGAATAGATGAATAGGATGAATAAAACCATGAATAACAAATAAGCCCAAAAACGCACACGTTCTGCAAATGCACCAGTGATTAATGCAGGTGTAATAATGGCGAATTTTGCCTGAAACAATGCGAATAACATAAATGGTATTGTTGGGGCAAGGCTCCAGGCAGTGCTGGTACCTACATTCTGAAAGAATAAATTGGAAGTTGGGTTTCCAATGATTCCGCCAATAGTAGGGCCAAATGCTAATCCGAAAGCGACAATAACCCATAAGATCGTAACAATTACCATTGCCATAAAACTTTGCAGCATGGTACTAATAACGTTTTTCTTACCTACCATTCCTCCGTAGAAAAATCCTAATCCGGGTGTCATAAGCAAAACAAAAGCAGTGGCTACGATCATCCAGGCTGTATCTCCTGTGTCAAACTTTACAGTTTCTGCCGGAATTGGATTATCGGTTAGTATAAAGTTGGATAAAAAGGTGAGTACTAAAATCGTGATAAGAATCACACTTAAAATAATTTTTCGCATAGTTATTTGGTTTTAAATTTTTTTATAAATGTATAAAATTGAGCAATAACCATGTAAAAAATAGGGGTATGTTCTTTATTTTTATTAATTTTTTATTTTGACCCCCTGTATTTTGTGTCAACTGAATAATATTAACTTTAAATTTATGATTTGGTAAAATGTGTTTGTGTTTTTGTTAGTATATTAACTGAAAAACAATGTTTTGTAGGGGTGTTTTTGGTGTTTTTTTGAATTAATATCTGTATATTTTGGTTTGTTGTTGTGAATTGTAAATAAAAAAGGCGTCAGATGAATTTTCAAATGACGCCTTTTATTGTAAAATTTATTGCTTATTTCTGATTGAACTTTGCTTTGAATTTGTCATTCAGTTTGGTTTGAAAAGTTTCTAAGTTAATCTTTCTTCCCTGAATGAAAGCAGATGTTAACTTATTCGTTCTCATGTCAAGTGCATCACCTTCAGAGATAAATAGAGTGGCATCTTTACCCGTTTCCAGAGTTCCGCAAGTAGCATCAATACCTAATAATTTTGCCGTATTTGAAGTGATAAGCTGTAATGCTTTTTCTCTGTCTAAGCCATATGCTGCACAGGTTCCTGCTAAAAACGGCAGGTTTCTTACGCTCATACGCTCGTGATCACCACTGTTTTCAAGTCCTACCACAATACCTTTATCGGTAAGTATTTTGGCCATTTTATAAGGCAGATTTACATCTTCGTCATCACTTGTTGGCATGTCATGTACACGTCTTAAGAATACACCAACATTATATTTTTGCAATACATCGGCAGCTTTATAAGCTTCAAAACCTCCTACAATAACTATTTTCTTGATCTGATTGCTTGCCGCTAACTGAATAGCATCAACGATTTGTTTTTCTTCATCAGCATGGATGTATAGCGTCTGAGTTCCATCAAAAAGCCCTTTTGTAGCTTCAAAAACGATGTTTCTTTCTTTTGAAACAGCCTGATTGTAAGCCTTTGCGTTAGCCCAGAACGCTGCGATTTCTTCCACTTGTTTTGGATAATCTTTGTTGGCTTCAATAACTCCCGGTTCAAACCATGTTCCTGATCTTCTGAAATTAGAAGGGAAGTCAAGATGAATTCCGTCATTTTCCTTTATAATCGCATCTTTCCAGCTCCAGGCATCCAATTGTACCACAGATGAAGTTCCGGAAATTCTACCCCCACGAGGAGTGATCTGAGCCATTAAAATCCCATTCGGACGAACAGTTTCTACCACTTTCGATTCAGAATTGTAGGCGATAATACTTCTTACGTTTGGATTAAAAGTTCCAATTTCTTCCTGATCGTCTGACGATTTCACGGCATCAATTTCTACCAAACCTAATGTTGCATTAGCTACGATAAATCCCGG
This window encodes:
- a CDS encoding SRPBCC family protein, which translates into the protein MEKLQFKIEINATAQKVYEAMLGLKDKNTYEHWTAAFNPTSTYEGSWEKGGKIYFVGLDENGKKGGMVSEIVENQPAKFISIRHYGFLDGETEVTTGEQVEKWTGGHENYSYQENNGITTVTVDLDTVDEYLDYFKSTYPTALNKLKEISER
- the lpdA gene encoding dihydrolipoyl dehydrogenase; this encodes MSSFDVVIIGSGPGGYVSAIRCAQLGFKTAIVEKYNSLGGTCLNVGCIPSKALLSSSHHYAEIAHFADHGIEVSGDVKINLEKMIARKQAVVDQTAGGVNYLMDKNKVTVFNGLGSFVDATHIAVTKADGTSETIEAKYTIIATGSKPSSLPFIKIDKERIITSTEALALKEVPKHLVIIGGGVIGIELGQVYLRLGAQVSVVEFMDRIIPGMDSSLSKELTKVLKKQGMKFYVSHKVKSVERNGDAVVVQAENAKGETITLEGDYSLVSVGRRPYTDGLNADKAGVKISDRGQVEVNDHLQTSVPNIYAIGDVVRGAMLAHKAEEEGTMVAEILAGQKPHIDYNLIPGVVYTWPEVAAVGQTEEQLKAAGVKYKSGSFPFKALGRARASADLDGFVKILADEKTDEVLGVHMIGARTADLIAEAVTAMEFKASAEDISRMSHAHPTFAEAIKEAALAATDNRALHV
- a CDS encoding DoxX family membrane protein, with protein sequence MKIATIIVRVLIGLLLLFASLSFFFKLAPEPETTGDFKAFNMGLVASTYLLPLAKSIELLCGIAFVTGRYVTLANILILPITVNILFINYFLAPQGLPLAVLLFLGNLFLIYRYWDNYKSVFTR
- a CDS encoding DUF4349 domain-containing protein, which translates into the protein MKTIANLGLTSLVLIILFFSCKKFDPATSENITDQQTATDSTAVSSSAAVEKKDGKQKFIRTADIKFKVKNVVKSTYAIENATQKFGGFVTYTNLQSTIRDQVKTKISPDSTLETTKYTVQNDITIRVPNTQLDTVIKIIAKQIDFLDFRLIKADDVSLKLLSNQLSQKRNTVTQKRVEKAIDAKGKKINDVMEAENALANQKEANDNNIIENLSLEDQINFSTITLQLYQNETIKQEIIASEKDSDAYKPNLGIQIIDSLKNGWYILETIFVFLINLWPFLLIGFGGFFLYKKYFKK
- a CDS encoding anthranilate synthase component I family protein; translation: MRVTIYKDISDPEHFKQQLLSWSQQFREVIFLDSNSYPQEYSSFDFVLAVDAFTSLKTDFHNAFEDLKQYQQTTKDWLFGYLSYDLKNDTENLSSSNFDGLDFPDLFFFQPKKIFTLKENKLEIQYLLLCDDELEEDYEEIVNNEYDAFETVSTIEVKQRISKEAYVEKVNKMLEHIHVGDMYEANFCMEFFAETAEINPLEKFQKLNAISQAPFSVFFKNHKQYLLSASPERYLKKVGETLISQPIKGTSKRSSDPVEDEKSKQFLASDPKERAENIMITDLVRNDLSHTAQKGSVEVTELCKIYSFLQVHQMISTITSKIDPQYSPIDVLRTTFPMGSMTGAPKISVMKIIEDVEETKRGLYSGAVGYFTPEGDFDFNVVIRSILYNQENKYISFSVGSAITSQSIPEKEYEECLLKAKAMHEVLQ
- the tilS gene encoding tRNA lysidine(34) synthetase TilS, whose protein sequence is MLSKFQNHLALRFPFLEDKKLFLAVSGGLDSMVLLHLFQQLPFEITVLHCNFQLRGLESFGDQDFIQKYCDENGISIFSTQFDTEAFAKDYKLSTQVAARELRYNWFYELLETENFDYIVTAHHADDNLETFIINLTRGTGLDGLTGIPEQNDKIVRPLLPFSRAEILEYAKQNNILWREDSSNASNKYLRNKIRHDLVPILKEINPNFLNAFQKTQEYLQESQEMVEDASIMIYQQVAKEEGEDIHFDLNQLKKLPNYKSYLYQWLNEFGFAAWNDIYDLVEGQSGKQVFSADFRLLKNRDTLILSPISELEENEVFEIGAEEKDVNFPLKLRLCQVDDITIDSNKAIFVDAEKIRFPLILRKWKEGDVFHPFGMKGKSKKLSKLFKDEKISLIEKEKIWILCSDNQIVWVIGIRQDERFKIENTTNKIIKIELL